A window of Haloarcula marismortui ATCC 43049 genomic DNA:
GATTTCGAACTGTTCGTCGAGTGTCGCGCCGACGAGGCGTACGTCTTCTGTGAGAAACGTTCGGGCCCGGGCGGACTCCCACTCGGGACCCAGCGGCCCGTCGTTGCCCTCATCAGCGGTGGTATCGACTCGCCGGTCGCCGCCTGGAAGCTCATGAAACGCGGCGCACCCGTGATTCCAGTCTACGTCGACCTCGGTGACTACGGCGGCCCCGACCACCGGGCACGAGCCGTTTCGACCGTCAAAACACTCGCCTCGTACGCACCCGGGCACGACCTGTCCGTCAACGTCGTTGAGGCCGGTGACGTCGTCACCGACCTCTCTCAAAATCTCGGGTCGCTCCGAATGCTCGTTCTCCGCCGGTTCATGCTCGCAGTCGCTGAGGCTATCGCGCACGACTACGACGCTGTCGGCATCGTCACCGGCGAAGCTATTGGGCAGAAATCCAGCCAGACGAGCGCGAACATCGCAGTCACCGATGCCGCAACCACACTCCCCGTGTACCGACCGAACCTCACCGTCGACAAGTCCGAGATAACCGATCATGCGCGAACCATCGAGACCTTTGAGGATTCGACAATCGACACCGGTTGCAACCGCGTCGCGCCATCACATCCGGAAACCAATGCCTCGCTAGAGGCGGTTCGGGTAGCCGAACCCGACGACCTGTTCGAGCGCGCCGAAGCCTGCGCCCAGGACCGTACTGTCGTCCCCATCGAAAGCTAAATTTCCGGGGCGGGCCAGGGTTGAGCCATGACGCAGGTCTGTCTCGTCGGGAGCGACGACGTGAATCTTCGATACGAACTCCTCTCTCGCGAGACCGCACGGAACGCACTCGCCACCTACGACCTGCAGGAACCGTTTGCGAATACCGTCGCCGTCGACACCGTGAGCCTCGGGGCGGCGGTGGCGCTGCTCAACGACCTGAACTGGTATCTCGTTCGCTTCGCTGACGCCGCGTTCGTTCGTGATCCGTCAATTAGTGAGACGGAATGGCTCTCTCGAAACCTCGCCGCAGCGATACGAGACGACGACATCGCGCCCGAAGAGACCGGGCGCTTTCTCAAGGTGTACGGCATCGTCGACCCGGACAGGACCAGCGACGCTGACGATGAAGGCCCGACGGAAGGAGAGTCAACGCCCGACACGCAGTCGGTGGAAGCCGACGGCCCACCGGAACTGGTCGAGCCGATGCTCCTGACACGGACTGGCGACACGATTCCCGACTACGACCTCCAAGATGTGGACGAAACGCTCATCGTTAGAGTGACCGAGTCGGAGTTCGGGGCCTGAGTCGGGTCACGCTGCGCGCAAGACAGACCGTTTTCAGTCGAACATTCCGGTCGACATGTATCGCTCACCACTGTCCCAGTAGACTGTGACGACGAGCGGGTCGTCAACACCGTCCCTGATGAGTTGCTCAGCAAACTCTCTTGCCGCGAGGTTCGACGCACCAGAGGACTGGCCGACGAGGATTCCCTCCTCGTGGGCGAGGCGGCGGCACTCGTCTTCCGCGTCCGGGAGTTCGACCGTCATCACGTCGTCCAGCAGATCGGTGTCTAAGTTGTCGCTGACGAATCCCGGCCCCATTCCCTGAAAGCTATCCTCGCCAGTGCCCGGTTCCATCCCCGAAAGCACAGCGTTGTCCGCCGGCTCGACCGCGACGATGTCCATCCCAGGAAACGCGTCCTGCAGTCGACGGCCGGTGCCGGTGAGTGTCCCGCCGGTGCCGACACCGGCCACCAGCGCGTCGACAGTCCGGTCGCCCACCTGTTCAAGTATTTCCTCGCCCGTCGTCTCGTAGTGCGCTGTCGGGTTCGCCGGGTTCTCGAACTGCCGGAGTTGGACGTAGTCATCGCGCTCGCATAGCTCGTTTGCGCGCTCTTTCGCGTCGGAGATATCACCCTCGACAAGTTCGATCTCCGCGCCGTACGCCTTCATTATCTGCCGGCGCTCCGGCGACTTCGAGGACGGCATCACTAGCACCACGTCGTACCCCTTCGTTGCCCCGACCATCGCCATCCCAATGCCGGTGTTCCCACTCGTCGGCTCGACAAGCGTATCATCCGGTTGGAGCGAGCCGTTTCGTTCGGCGTCGTCAATCATGTACTTCGCCGGCCGGTCCTTCGCGGACCCACCGGGATTGAACGACTCGATCTTCGCTGCAACGGTTGCCCCCTCCGGTGCGCGAACCGAGACCAGTGGGGACCCGATTGTATCGAGAATAGAGTCTTTCATCGCCGCCGGCTACGCGGCCCCGACTTAAACGCCTACTGAAGGTCTCAAACGGTTCGTGGACTTCCGAGACGCGGCAGTCCTTTCCGGCGTCGACACCGTCTCACGTGAACATATTTATGTCGTCGACCGGCAGCACCGAGTAATCGACTGACAGCGTGTCTTTCGTGGCTCGGACCTTACCGACGAACGCAGAGATGTCCTCTAACTGGCCCTCCAGCACAAATAGTTCCATACAGTACCGGTCGCCGACGTGGCTGTGGAAGTTCGACGCGACGATGGACTCGTGGTCGTGGCGGAGATGCATCATTTTCTCCTCGACGGTTGTCGTCTCGTAGTCGAACAACACAGTGACGACCGCCATCAGTTCGCGGTCTTCCAGCCGCTTGTCCTCAAACTCTCCCATCAGATTCCGGACTGCTTCTCGAACGACTTCGCTGCGACCCGTGTACCCATGTTCGTCGGCGAACGTGTCGATTCGCTCCTCCAGCTCGTCCGGCATCGAGATACTTACAACGCCCATATATTAACTGAGCGCCGTTAGAGTATTAATAGTTCATATCTCTCCGCACAGACTGGCATTCCTTCGGATAGCGCTGCCGCTTCGTCTCTCAAGCTACGGCGACTGGCTTGTCGATTTGATGTGAGTCTGTTTAAATACAGAAAGCCCACTCGGGAGAGATGCCTCTCCTGAGTGGGCTATGAAAGGTATGAATGGTGGCGGCGAACCGCGTTTCCCAGAGGCTCGCGCACTCCAGTACTCCCCGGAACGCTGGTGGGCTTATCTTCCGTGTTCGGGATGGGTACGGGAGGCAACCCCACCGCTGTGGCCGCCTAACGTCGAGTCACGGAATCGAACCGCGATAGTACCAGTCTCGATTAACTCTTCCACCGTGTGATTACGTGCGATCCAGTTTGCGCCTGGACTCGTTCAGCGACGAGTTAAATCGTCGGTGAATGAGTCACAGTGCGTATGAATGATGGCTTTGGTCTGTTAGTGCTCGTGGGCTTAACGTCTCGTTACCTCGACGCGCACACCCCGAGTCTATCGACCGCGTCTTGTACGCGGGACCTCGGCGGTGTCTCTTTTCCAAGTGGGTTTCGAGCTTAGATGCGTTCAGCTCTTACCCCGTGTGGCGTGGCTACCCGGCACGTGCTCTCTCGAACAACCGGTACACCAGTGGCCACCAACCGTAGTTCCTCTCGTACTATACGGTCGTTCTTGTCAGACACCATTACACACCCAGTAGATAGCAGCCGACCTGTCTCACGACGGTCTAAACCCAGCTCACGACCTCCTTTAATAGGCGAACAACCTCACCCTTGCCCGCTTCTGCACGGGCAGGATGGAGGGAACCGACATCGAGGTAGCAAGCCACTCGGTCGATATGTGCTCTTGCGAGTGACGACTCTGTTATCCCTAGGGTAGCTTTTCTGTCATCAATTGCCCGCATCAAGCAGGCTAATTGGTTCGCTAGACCACGCTTTCGCGTCAGCGTTCCTCGTTGGGAAGAACACTGTCAAGTCATCTTTTGCTCTTGCACTCTTCGCCGGGTCTCTGTCCCGGCTGAGATGACCATAGGGCGCGCTCGATATCTTTTCGAGCGCGTACCGCCCCAGTCAAACTGCCCGGCTATCGGTGTCCTCCTCCCGGAGTGAGAGTCGCAGTCACCGACGGGTAGTATTTCACTGTTGTCTGGGTGGCCCGCTAGCGCGGGTACCTCTGTAACGACTCCTACCTATGCTGCACATCGGCGACCACGTCTCAGCGACAGCCTGCAGTAAAGCTCCATAGGGTCTTCGCTTCCCCCTGGGTGTCTCCAGACTCCGCACTGGAATGTACAGTTCACCGGGCCCAACGTTGGGACAGTGAAGCTCTGGTTAATCCATTCATGCAAGCCGCTACTGATGCGGCAAGGTACTACGCTACCTTAAGAGGGTCATAGTTACCCCCGCCGTTGACAGGTCCTTCGTCCTCTTGTACGAGGTGTTCAGATACCTGCACTGGGCAGGATTCAGTGACCGTACGAGTCCTTGCGGATTTGCGGTCACCTATGTTGTTACTAGACAGTCCGAGCTTCCGAGTCACTGCGACCTGCTCCGTTCCGGAGCAGGCATCCCTTCTTCCGAAGGTACGGGACTAACTTGCCGAATTCCCTAACGTTGGTTGCTCCCGACAGGCCTTGGCTTTCGCCGCCATGGACACCTGTGTCGGTTCTCGGTACGGACATCATGCTCGTCTTTTCATGGGCCCCAGGTTGAATCACGTTTCCCTATGCCGCCGTTCGTCCGCTTCCTGCCATTACGGCTTCCACGGAGTTGGACGGTTCGACCGGGCGAATGCCCGGCGTGATCGACCCCAGGGCGTCAACTTTCACTGCATGATGGCACAGGAATATTAACCTGTTTCCCATTTCGTCTCAGTCGAGTTGCGGTGAGACTTAGGACCGGCTAACCCTCAGCTGATCAGCAGTGCTGAGGAACCCTTATCCATTAGGCCGTCGGGGTTCTCACCCGACTATCGCTGCTACTATGGCCAGGATTTTCGTCACTAATCGGTCCACAGGAGCTCTCGCCCCTGCTTCCATCCAATTAGAGCGCCAATCTACTCGATTACCAGTATGAGTGGTACGGACAGGTCTCGGTGGTGGATTTGAGTCCCGATCATTTTGGGCGCCTCAAACCTCGGCCGGTAAGCTGTTACGCTTTTCTTAGAGGGTAGCTGCTTCTAAGCTCACCTCCCGGCTGTCTAGGGCTCGAGACCACCTTCAGAGGATTACACTTAATCCACACTTGGGGACCTTAACCTATCTCTGGGTTGTTCCCCTCCTGGTACACAGGCTTACCCCGCGCACCGGAATCCCCGCGTCAAACAGCGTCTGTAAGTTTGGAGTTTGACAGGTGTGCCGACTCCTCTCGGAGGCGGACACACCAATCGGTCGCTCTACCTCACAGACTACCTCGGCGGAGGTCATGCTTCGACATGTTTCGATTGGAACCAGCTGTTGCCGGACTCGATGGGCCTTTCACCCCTACACATAGATCACGAGAGGGTATTGTAGGACACCAACTCTAACAGACTTCCACGTGCCTTTCGGCACGCTTCATCTTGTCCATGCGTAGATCGTCCGGATTCGGGTCGTGTCCACATGGCTCCCCGCCCTTGAAGACGGCGGCCCTCGGGCAAAGCCCTGCGGCCATGTCGGTTTCCCTGTGCCTCCCCGGATACTCCGGTTAGACTTGCCATACAGACACACTCCCTGGCTCGTTTTTCAAAACGTACGACAGAACATCGGCTTCCCGTGAGTCTTACTGGAGACTCGCGTCTCGGTCATTCGTCAAGGGACCTTGTATGCCCTGTCGCTCGATCGCCAACTGATTTCATGCTCTATTTCGCCTCCCTTCTGAGGGTACTTTGCAGCGTTCGTTCACACTACTTGTTCACTATCGGTCTCAGGTTGTGTTTAGCCTTCGCAGTCGATGCCTGCGTTATTCGCGAGGGATATCCAACCCCCGCTACTCTGGCACTACCGCACGTCGTACTGGTCTCGAGTACGGGGTTGTCACCCTGTATCACGCTCTGTTCCAAGAGACTTCGTCGAGATGGTCGGACGATGAGAGGTAGCCCTGACACCACATTGCCCGTGAGGGCTTCGGTTTGGGCTGTATCGCGTTCACTCGCGGTTACTGACGACATCACATTGCGTTTTCTGTTCCTCCCGATACTGAGATGTTTCAGTTCTCGGGGTTCCTCATTGCGCGAAGCAATTGTTAGAGAGATTCTCATTCGGAAATCCATGGTTCTTCGCCTCCGTGCGGCTCCCCATGGCTTATCGCAGCTTGGCACGTCCTTCATCAGCGCCTGAGCCGAGCAATCCACCAGCTGGCATAGTAGCCAACGTCGTTGTGACTCGTTCAACTGAACGAGTCCAGTGGACGCCTGGATCGCACGTACACACGGTTTCATACTCGCCCCCAAGGTGGAGATGGTGGGCGAATCGACCCTTCCCAGGCTCGGTTTTACCCGGCTTGGTGCATCTGTCGTCGTATCACATTCGAACGCCGTCCCACACTTAAGGGGACGGATTTCGAAGCGATACGGAGTACGGACCCGTCGGGAGTTGCACCCGACATCCCTGTGAGGGGATATCCGCCTCGGATAGGTCTTGTGAGCCCAGCGGGCCCATGCAGTAGTCGGCGCTTACCGACTCGCGGTGACTTGTGGTCACCAGTCAGTGTAGGTGGGTCAGGGCAGAGCCCTGATCCCGGTCAGTAGGAGGTGATCCAGCCGCAGATTCCTCTACGGCTACCTTGTTACGACTTAAGCCCCCTTGCGGAGCCCAGATTCGACCGTCGCATGACGGCCTCATCCGGACCCCACTCGGGTGCTTTGACGGGCGGTGTGTGCAAGGAGCAGGGACGTATTCACCGCGCGCTTCTGACACGCGATTACTACCGAATCCAGCTTCATGCGGGCGGGTTTCAGCCCGCAATCCGAACTACGACTACGTTTGGAGATTAGCTTCGCCTTTCGGCGTTGCATCCCACTGTCATAGCCATTGTAGCCCGCGTGTTGCCCGGTCCATTCGGGGCATACTGACCTACCGTTGCCCATTCCTTCCTCCATTTTAGCAATGGCAGTCCTCCTAGTGTACCCAACCACCGCAGGGGTGTTGCTGGCAACTAGAAGTGTGGGTCTCGCTCGTTGCCTGACTTAACAGGACGCCTCACGGTACGAGCTGACGGCGGCCATGCACCTCCTCTCAGTAGCGTCGAGTAAAGTCGTCAACCTGACTGTCATTACTACTGTCGGGACCGGTGAGATGTCCGGCGTTGAGTCCAATTAAACCGCAGGCTCCTCCGGTTGTGGTGCTCCCCCGCCAATTCCTTTAAGTTTCATCCTTGCGGACGTACTTCCCAGGCGGCTCGCTTATCGTCTTCACTACGGCACATCACGTGCTCATGGCGCGTGACATACCTAGCGAGCATTGTTTACAGCCAGGACTACCCGGGTATCTAATCCGGTTCGAGACCCTGGCTTTCGTCCCTCACTGTCGGGTCCGGTCTCTCAACGTGGTTTCCCCATTGGTGGTCCGTCCAGGATTACAGGATTTCACTCCTACCCCGGACGTACCCGTTGAGTCTCTCGGCCCCAAGCTGTGTAGTTTCCACCGGACGCCGACCAGTTGAGCTGGTCGATTTCCCAATGGACTTACACAGCAAGCTACGGACGCTTTAGGCCCAATAATATCGGCCATCACTTGGACTGCCGGTATTACCGCGGCGGCTGGCACCGGTCTTGCCCAGTCCTTGTTCCTGAACCACCTTACGGTTCAGAAAAGCGAGGGCTATATGCCCTCACACTCGGAGTCCCCCTATCGCACTGTCGTGCAGTGTAAAGGTTTCGCGCCTGCTGCGCCCCGTAGGGCCCGGTATCTTGTCTCAGATACCGTCTCCAGGCTCTTGCTCTCACAACCTGTACCGATTATCGGCATGGTGGGCCGTTACCCCACCATCTACCTAATCGGCCGCAGCCACATCCTACAGCGCCGGAACGTTTCTCACTCTCGACACTCCAGTCTGAGAGTGATATCCGCTATTGGCCTCAGTTTCCCGAGGTTATCGCGGTCTGTAGGGTAGTTTGGCCACGTGTTACTGAGCTATATGCTACGAGTCTAAACTCGTGCAACTAGCATGGCTAAATCGGACTCCGATAGCAATGGCCTCCGGCAGGATCAACCGGAATGTGCTGATATACATCAGCGGCGGAAGTGGTTGCACTCCGTCGGAAGCTAACACACTGGTTCCTACACCAGTGTTGACTACTGCATGGGTCCGTGGGCTCACATCAGATTCCATCTTAACGGCGGACCGCAGGGGTGGAATCCTCATAGGGTGGATCTCGCAGGCCCCAGAGGGGAAAGCGAGATCCTCTCGTAGCTCAAGCCGACCCAGGTGGCCGACCGAGCGTGTCGACCCGGGCTCGCTGCCCGGTGCGACCTTCGCATTAGTCCAGAAGACGGGGGAACATATAAATGAATCGTCTCACACCCGCCCTGTATAGGACACACACGACGCATACGTAACGTGATGGCGTGACACGCATAATCGCAAGACAGCGCCAGTCTGTCTATCATCCAATGTGTATTTGTTCTTGAATCCTGACATGGGGTTCAATGACCGGAGGTCAGAAAGCCATTATATATCAATTGGAAGGGATACAGACCTGACGGTAGACAGTCGTAGTATACCAGACACTATGACGAAACAGGCGTCAGGAGACGCAGGAAGACAGCAGTCAGAACAGGGGCCCGCCGGGGTTGTGATAGAGAACTATCTCAGGTCGTTGTGAACCAGGACGCGGGTACAGTGGTAAAATTAGGCGGTCAGCGAGTCAATGTGGCCTTCCGAACGGAGCTGGTCGGCGTCTTGCCCCTTGTAGCGCCATTCGATGTTGGCCTTCTCGTCTTGCCAGTCCCACGGTTCGGCGAGAACGATGTCATCCTCGTTAATCCAGGTCCGGAACTTCATCCGACCTGGAATCCGGCCGAGTCGGGTTTCGCCGTCCTCACAGCGAATGCGGACGTGGTTCCCGCCAAGGTGCTCTGTTACCACTGCAAACATCTCGTCGTTTGTAGGCATGCGGAGATTCCGCCGCCCTGAATCGTCGCTCACAGCATAAATACGGTCGCCTCCCGTATAAGTCGTTTGAGAGGCGGGATAGCGTGTACCATGGATCCGACACAACGGCCGTACCACGGCAAGAGCTGACCAATAGCTATCGGAAGCAGTGAAACGATAAGAACGGACTGGCGACAGTGCGTTGATTCAGTCGGCAGTCAGGGCCTGTGGCTCGTCGGCTTCCTCGGCCATCGCATCCGTCAGTCCGGACGCGAGCGCAAAGACCCCTTCTTTGTGGTCTGTCTTCGATTTGTGGATTGATGTCGGTTTGACACCAAGGTCAGCGTAGAGATCGTGCTCAACGCTTGTGTCCGCCTCGTGCTCGTAGTGGTGTTGTACCTGTGCGAGAAGACTGTGAAGGTGAATGAGTTCTTGCTTCTTCATTAGTATCCAATCTTATGGAGTGAAGGGTAATAGTACTACCTTGCCAATGACCCACACGTAATGCTCATTCGGATGCAACACTCACCAATCTCAGTTGCAAAAATAGAGCTGTCTACCGGCGCAGTACCGTTTACCTCTTGTGCTTTCGGTTACAGATAGTAATATTCTTCTTTCAGGCCCTAATATTAAATGTAACGGCGGAAACTTTGTCGTGTCAATTATCACTCAATACTGGTTAACGTAATTGAGTGGGCTGCTGACCTGCGAAGCGCTCTCAATCATGAAAAACCACGACAATATATTAGTTATCGAACACTTCATGACTGCTGAGCACGTACCTATAGTCGTAATGAACTGGAAGCACCCACGAGACAAGACTGCGGCTATGGCGAAACAAGAAGAAGCAAACAGCGGGACGGAGTGGTCATTCATCGCGGCGCTGATGACTGCTGCATAACGGCTTTCTCACCGCTCAGGACTGAAATCCCATAGCGACAGATCTATGCACCGCGTACAGGCCGTTAGGTAACGGTACGGATATCAACCGTTGTGTTGTGGACGACAGCGCGGCTGATGCCTGTACACTGGTACGTGTGTGGTTCCGAGTGGCCCGACCAGTTTGGTAGTTCCTGCTCAAATAGACGGTGCCACGCATCCGGGTACGCAGTCTCCGAGACGTTGATCAAGACGGTTGTCGCGGACGGTGGCTTGCCAGCCTAGGGCGAAACGAGCGTCTTATTCTGGACAGCAGTCTCGATTGTGACGCGACTCGACGAGGAGAAGTCCGTCTGTCCGTCAAGCGAAAGGACGGAGAGGTATGCACTGCTGCTATCAGGGGTACACCGGAAACTGGGTTTCCGTGAGACGACCAGTCCCTCCTGCTGGACCCGATACACTGCACCGCTGGTGTAGACGATATCCGTCTCGGAGTCAGTCTCCCGGATGAACGCTCCGGTCGAGATATTCGTTGACCGTCCGTCAACAGTTACGTTCAGCGTTGACGACCGGATGGAGAGCCCGTGGCCCTGGAGTTTCATACTCGTGGTCCGTCGTGGGGCATCGCCCTGGATGTGGTCATCTGTAGTCTCCGCGAACCCGATCATCGACGTTTCGGCGACATCAGTTGTTGCCCCCTGTTGGATAGCGTCGAACGCACCGAGCCCACCGAGCGTCACCAGCGCAATGCCAGTGATGATGATACTGAACGTAAGCGTAAACGCAAGCAGATCGGACACGCCACGGTCGTGACTGTCTGGGATTGACAGTGGCGATGTCATCCGCGTGTCACCTTCATGCAGTCGGCCGTCGCATTGTACGAGACGGCTAGTGGCCCGCTGGAAACGACAGATGGGCAGACATTAGTTTCATTTTCGAATCGGACGACAGCGTACCGATTCAGTCCTGATGCATTCACGTACACGCGTGTGCGCGAGGTATCTGGAGAGACCTCGACATTGTACGACTGGTCAGCGATCCGCTCCGGATACGTCGCACGAAACGACACCGTCGAATTGAGGCTCTCAGTGTTGAACGCATCCAGACGAACCAGGTCGCGCGCGATACCATCGCCGACGTTCTCTAGGGCTTCTTCGGTCACTCGCTCACGCTGTGAATCGACCATCTGGCTCCCGCCGATGAGGAGACCAGTCACCAGCAGCGACGTGATACCGATAGTGAGCGCCTGCGTGACTGCAGGTGAGACGCCACGGCTGTCGGACAGGAGACGGTCGAGGCTCATCCGTCGTCCACCTCCACAAGGACTGTTCGGTTGTAGCTCGCAGATGGTGTGTCATAGGTCAAGTCGACAGCAGGAACGACGGGATACGGTGCGGTGTCTCCGGAATCGTAGCTCGTGCCTGGGAAGTTACCGATGGCCGCGAAGCGGTAAGTACCACGTGCGCGGTTTCCCTTCTCAATGCTGACAGTGTACGGTGCGTCGAGTGTTTCAGTAAACGCCGGGAATGTTCCGGGCGTCCCGCCGATGTCACAGGTCCCGGCGAGGAGGTCGACATCGGCGTCACCGGCCCCTGAACAGGTAGTCGTCGATCCGGAAGGTGGGGTGACCGCCACCTCCTTATTGCCGGGTTCTGTCACGACCATCTTCCAAGTATCCCCACTGTCGCCTTCCACTTTGACAATAAATTCTTGCCCCACTCCAGGGATACGGGTCACTGTCAGATTGAATACGACAGCGCGGTCCACGCTTCGAGCGATATCCCAGTCAACGTTTGATCCCGTACCGCCGGGTCGATTGAACCGAGATGAGGACGTTTGGTTCACTTCGGTTCCATTCGACGCCGACTCGTTCAGCGTCGCGTTCAGATAGGCCCCCCCGCTGCCTCCGACGACGCGATTGTGCGTCTCCGTATAGTTCTGAAGCGCGTTCTCGTATCGCGCCTCAAATTCATCGAGGTCATCGCCCCGCGTTTCGGCCGCAAGCCGTCCGAGATCACGTTCAACGGAGGCTTCGCGGTCAGCCGACCGTTCAATAGTATCCGCACTGCCGGTGGTCGTGATGCCGTCAGTGACAGCGAGACTGTGGGCAAACAGTATCGTACTGAACACGACGATAGCGATGGCGACGCCACCGATCAACAGCAGTTGTCCGCGCTCGTTGGCTACCATACGACCAGACGCACCTCCACGACGTTGTAGACGATAGAGTCAGGCTCCGCGTCGGGAGCAAAATACCCGCCGACCGCCGAGAGAGGCGGGCCGGTACCGCTGCAGTCGCCGATTCGGGCAGGCATATTGTCGGTCAGGGTCACCGTTTCGGTTGCGACAGCTGCATCAGCCGGCCGCTCAGCGACGTTCTCATCTGATTCCTGCGAGGCAAGAACTGTCTGGCGCACGCCTGAATCCGAGTAACTGAAGTAGAGATTGTACTGTTCTCCCTGACGGTCGAAAGTACGGTTCAACATCCGCTCGAACTCGGTTGAGCTGCCCGTCTGGTTACCGTTGAGTGTCGGTGTGCCGACGCTGTAACACGCCGTCGCGTTGTGCAGCGCGCCGGTTTCTGCCGCCAGTGATAGCGTGTCGCTTGCGCGGGTTTCCAGTGCCGCGGTTCGTTGCTGGGCGCCGGTCTGGAACGGGCCGGTGTCGACTGCCGACAGGCCGTAAACGGTCGCGGTCACAACGACAATAGCCGCGAGAACGCCTTCCAAGGTGTAGGCTTGGCCACGCATCGTTACCACACCCTCACGACAAGCCAGCAGACCGGGTCGCACTGGCCGGTTGCGTTGGTCAGTTTCACTACGCGGGACGCCGTCGCAACGTTGTCTCTATCGGCGACATCAGGCCCCCAAGCGAGCCGCTGGTCGTGGTCATCAACTGCCGGGTCCCGTGTTCCTGCTTTGAGCGATGACGCGTTGACCACACTTACATTGAGTGTGGCGTTTGTCCGGCGTTGTGTTGCGGTGTCGAGACCGGCACTCGATTTCAGGTCGCCAAGCGTTCCGCTGTGCTTGGCTATGTCATTGTTGAGGGACTCGTTGATCCCACCGCTCGTGTTGTATCGAATGAGGTTCCGTGTCCCCTCAACCGAGTGGTTTTCAACAAGGTACGTCGCCGCTCTGTCCGCAATTGGTTGGTTACGCTGTACGTCTGGGGATTCGTACACGCCGACCGCACTACCCTGTACGAAGGCCAATACCCCGATTATCGTCACGAGCAGGACACTCACCCCCACGGCGAAGTCCTGCGGTGTTTGTGCTCTTGAATCCATATCCCACACACCCTATTTATTATCTGATACGTCCGCTGTCGAACCGCGAGTGAGGCGCTAACCCACGGCGATCCACACCACCAGTGCAATCGTCGACAGGACGACTGCAAACTTGACGCCTGCGACGAGCTTCACTTCCCGAATGTAGCCGGCGATAAACGACGACAGCAACGCCTGCAGCGTCACTGCGTGGAAGAACAGCATCGACAGCAGTTCCGTGTCG
This region includes:
- a CDS encoding tRNA sulfurtransferase; its protein translation is MHPPDADSVLVRHGELGVKSNQVRRKMEQQLADNLRAMLDVRDLSGGIEQRRNRLFIHTDQPESVAAAAADTFGVTSASAVTTVDPTLSAIKTALAATAREQHDGGTFAVNARRAGPADAHPFSSTDIESDGGTAVWEAIEELGSEPAVDLNDPDFELFVECRADEAYVFCEKRSGPGGLPLGTQRPVVALISGGIDSPVAAWKLMKRGAPVIPVYVDLGDYGGPDHRARAVSTVKTLASYAPGHDLSVNVVEAGDVVTDLSQNLGSLRMLVLRRFMLAVAEAIAHDYDAVGIVTGEAIGQKSSQTSANIAVTDAATTLPVYRPNLTVDKSEITDHARTIETFEDSTIDTGCNRVAPSHPETNASLEAVRVAEPDDLFERAEACAQDRTVVPIES
- a CDS encoding DUF5804 family protein, whose amino-acid sequence is MTQVCLVGSDDVNLRYELLSRETARNALATYDLQEPFANTVAVDTVSLGAAVALLNDLNWYLVRFADAAFVRDPSISETEWLSRNLAAAIRDDDIAPEETGRFLKVYGIVDPDRTSDADDEGPTEGESTPDTQSVEADGPPELVEPMLLTRTGDTIPDYDLQDVDETLIVRVTESEFGA
- a CDS encoding PLP-dependent cysteine synthase family protein; translation: MKDSILDTIGSPLVSVRAPEGATVAAKIESFNPGGSAKDRPAKYMIDDAERNGSLQPDDTLVEPTSGNTGIGMAMVGATKGYDVVLVMPSSKSPERRQIMKAYGAEIELVEGDISDAKERANELCERDDYVQLRQFENPANPTAHYETTGEEILEQVGDRTVDALVAGVGTGGTLTGTGRRLQDAFPGMDIVAVEPADNAVLSGMEPGTGEDSFQGMGPGFVSDNLDTDLLDDVMTVELPDAEDECRRLAHEEGILVGQSSGASNLAAREFAEQLIRDGVDDPLVVTVYWDSGERYMSTGMFD
- a CDS encoding CopG family ribbon-helix-helix protein, producing the protein MGVVSISMPDELEERIDTFADEHGYTGRSEVVREAVRNLMGEFEDKRLEDRELMAVVTVLFDYETTTVEEKMMHLRHDHESIVASNFHSHVGDRYCMELFVLEGQLEDISAFVGKVRATKDTLSVDYSVLPVDDINMFT
- a CDS encoding translation initiation factor eIF-1A codes for the protein MSDDSGRRNLRMPTNDEMFAVVTEHLGGNHVRIRCEDGETRLGRIPGRMKFRTWINEDDIVLAEPWDWQDEKANIEWRYKGQDADQLRSEGHIDSLTA
- a CDS encoding UPF0058 family protein, with translation MKKQELIHLHSLLAQVQHHYEHEADTSVEHDLYADLGVKPTSIHKSKTDHKEGVFALASGLTDAMAEEADEPQALTAD
- a CDS encoding DUF7289 family protein, which produces MTSPLSIPDSHDRGVSDLLAFTLTFSIIITGIALVTLGGLGAFDAIQQGATTDVAETSMIGFAETTDDHIQGDAPRRTTSMKLQGHGLSIRSSTLNVTVDGRSTNISTGAFIRETDSETDIVYTSGAVYRVQQEGLVVSRKPSFRCTPDSSSAYLSVLSLDGQTDFSSSSRVTIETAVQNKTLVSP
- a CDS encoding DUF7266 family protein; amino-acid sequence: MSLDRLLSDSRGVSPAVTQALTIGITSLLVTGLLIGGSQMVDSQRERVTEEALENVGDGIARDLVRLDAFNTESLNSTVSFRATYPERIADQSYNVEVSPDTSRTRVYVNASGLNRYAVVRFENETNVCPSVVSSGPLAVSYNATADCMKVTRG
- a CDS encoding DUF7288 family protein is translated as MRGQAYTLEGVLAAIVVVTATVYGLSAVDTGPFQTGAQQRTAALETRASDTLSLAAETGALHNATACYSVGTPTLNGNQTGSSTEFERMLNRTFDRQGEQYNLYFSYSDSGVRQTVLASQESDENVAERPADAAVATETVTLTDNMPARIGDCSGTGPPLSAVGGYFAPDAEPDSIVYNVVEVRLVVW
- a CDS encoding DUF7287 family protein, coding for MDSRAQTPQDFAVGVSVLLVTIIGVLAFVQGSAVGVYESPDVQRNQPIADRAATYLVENHSVEGTRNLIRYNTSGGINESLNNDIAKHSGTLGDLKSSAGLDTATQRRTNATLNVSVVNASSLKAGTRDPAVDDHDQRLAWGPDVADRDNVATASRVVKLTNATGQCDPVCWLVVRVW